ACTAGTCGAGAATTTTTTCCTGTGGCTGTCGGTTCTCTCGTTGTGCGTCGTTCTGCCTGCCTACTCGCCGCTCGCCGGATGGCTCAACGTTCCGTATCTTGCCTGGGTGAGCTTCGCGTTCCTGCTCAACTGGAAGATCATGCGACTCAACGCCCCCTTCAGAGATCGCCCGGACGAGGCGTGAGCAGCGCCACGTTTTCGGCAGATTGCGGTGCTATGGGCCCGTAAGAACCTGCTTGGGAGAGGTGTATGGTTCTCGTTCCGCCATCAGACTACATCAATTGGGTGAAGCGCTCTGTGAACCGATTGGCCGGGACGGAGATGGCGCAGGATGGACTCAAGAACAAGGAGTACATCCTGGCCGTCAAAGGGTTTCAAGCATACGAAGGCATACCCGACAATGGTGAGGTCGATAAGCGAACCCAGGACCACCTGATCAAGGCAAACATCCTCGTCGTTGAATATTGTGACTGGATACGAAAGGTTGTGACCAAAGAGCTGCCGGGGACGCCTGTGGGCGCGGGCCCGTGGGCAAAAGCTACTGATCACGCGGCGGTGCGCACTTATCAACGCAAGATTGGGCCTGCTCATGGAGGGCTGACCGTAGATGGCTGGGTCGGGCCTCATACGGAATTCATCATGAACCGGTCCTCCGGGATCACGGTTCCGCCGACTTCCAAAGATCCGGTCTACGAATTCGGTGACGACGTCGTCACCGGACTGGTCCCGATGACGGTCGATGAGATCAAGGCGACGACATGGGTCATTGTAGGGCATGAGCCTAAGCCGAACTGGATGAACGCCCTCAAGGTTGGGTTTCAGTTCGCCAAGGCACTGCGATCCTTTGCCAAAGGAAGCGTCACGGTACCGACCCCTTCGATAGGAGATATCTCTTCTGCGCTTGGCGATCCGAAAAATGCTCTTATCGAAGCGGATGCAATGAAAGGCATGGCCTATGGTCTGGTAGACTTCGCATTCCACAAGGTGCGGGGCAACCGGGAACTGAAGGCCGAAAACGTACCGGGAATCACCACGGAGGGGTTCGCCAAGGGTTATCGTATAATGCAGAGACGCTTGAGCCACCTGCACATGCGGACGGATTCAAACGGAAAGGCCATCATCGCACGAATCAAGAAAGAAACTTCGAAACCCCGGACCATGAAGCATGTCTACAGGGGGTTGTTCGACGTTTACCAAAGCAAAGGGGCATTGGGCGGCGGACATGCACGCGTCACCAAAATGTCTCAGCGGCACTGCAAATTCGCCTATCCCGAAATGTCAGTGGAATGCGGACCACGCGGCGATTTATCGGAATGAACCTGCGCGACGAAACGGCAGTTTGGAGCGCTTCTATCTTTCGACGATCAACTGGCGGCAGGCTTCGCTGTGAAACTCCGGCTTGCCCGGCGGGAAGGCGAGCGCCCAGAACTGCATGCCGCCATCGGCATGCTCGACAATCCCGTTGAGCGCTACCTGCGCAGGCGCGGGTAACTCGGCAGCGATGCTGGCCTTCAGAACCAGTCCTTGATCGTTGTGCGAGCACGACAGCGCAATCGCATCGACCGGCGCATCGCGCATTCCCTCGCGAAACGAGTCGAAATCGTAGGCCGCCCAGCGGCCCGAGGGCGAAAGGTTGAATTCGCGGTAATACGTACCACCGATGGGCTGCCAGAAGATTTCGAAACAGCTGGTCTTCCAAAGATCGTCGGTCCGCATCGAAGGGCCGGGTTCAGGCAGCTTGATCGCGCCGACATTGCCTTCGAAGCGGAACTCCGCATCGCAGCCCGAAGACGTGGCGGTGATGGAAGCGGTCACAGCCTTGATCGGCCCGAGATCGCAGGTCTGGTGAAGCATCAAAGGTTGCATGTTGCCCCTATTGCCGAGGGGAATGCGGTGAGCAACCCACTTCCCCCGCCTCCCCAGCGCTGTTAAGCGCCGCGCACCATGTCACAAAGCTACCAATCCGACCTGCTGCGCATGCTCGACGAGCGCGGCTACATCCACCAGGTTACCGATCCCGGCGCGCTCGATCAGCTCGCCGCCAGGCAGATCGTGCCCGGCTATATCGGCTTCGATGCAACCGCACCGAGCCTGCATGTCGGCAGCCTCGTGCAGATCATGATGCTGCGGCGCCTGCAGCAGACCGGACACAAGCCGATTGTCGTGATGGGCGGCGGGACGACCAAGATCGGCGACCCGTCGGGCAAGGACGAGAGCCGCAAGCTCCTCACTCCCGAGATCATCGACGCCAACATCGCCACGATCCGCGCCGTGTTCGAGCGGCTGCTGACCTTCGGAGACGGCCCGACCGACGCGATCATGGTCAACAACGACGAATGGCTGTCAGAACTCGGCTATATCGATTTGCTGCGCGATGTCGGACCGCATTTCACGATCAACCGCATGCTGACCTTCGATTCCGTGCGGCTGCGGCTCGATCGCGAACAGCCGCTGACCTTCCTCGAATTCAACTACATGATCCTGCAGGCCTACGATTTCCTCGAGCTTGCGCGCCGCTATGACTGCCGCTTGCAGATGGGGGGCTCGGATCAGTGGGGCAATATCGTCAACGGCATGGAACTGGGTCGCCGCATGGAAGGGCATGAACTGTTCGGGCTGACCACGCCGCTGTTGACAACCGCAGACGGTGCCAAGATGGGCAAGACCGCAGCGGGTGCCGTGTGGCTCAATGAAGACCAGCTGCCCGCCTACGATTTCTGGCAATATTGGCGCAACACCGATGATCGCGACGTCGGCCGGTTCCTGCGCCTGTTCACCGACCTGCCGCTGGAAGAGATCGCCCGACTCGAAGCGCTCGAAGGCGCGCAGATCAACGATGCCAAGGTGGTGTTGGCCAACGAGGTGACGAAACTGGTGCGCGGCGACGACGCGGCCATCGCCGCGGAAGCGACCGCGCGCGAGACCTTTGCCTTGGGCGGTGCGGGTGAAGACCTTCCCACTCTCGCCGTCGGCCCCGACGGGATGCGGATCGGAGCGGTGCTGACCGAAATCGGCTTCACCGCTTCCAATGGCGAGGCCAAGCGCAAGCTTGCCGAGGGCGCGGTCAAGCTGGATGGCGAGACCGTCAGCGATCCCGGATTCGTGGTCGCTCCCGGCGAAGGCGAAAGCCTCAAGCTCAGCCTCGGCAAGAAGAAGCACGGCATGGTGGCGCGCTAGCTGCCGGCTGTCTCGTTTCGCCGCGCCCCAGGCACGGTTGCGCACGCCCGTCGCGCGCTGCGAACCTCCGACCGCAGCGGGGCAGGCAGCCTGTCCCGGGCGCTTTACCAAATATCAGCCTTTCTCCCGCATTAGGGACTCCGCTCGATAATAATAGGAGGGTCGGAGACTGTGTCTGCCGGAGCCAATCTGAGTGTAACCGATATGCGCCGCGCGGCGCGTCATCCGGTCGATTTCCCGGTCATCGCCGAGCACCACGTGCATGGCGACATGAACCTTCACGTCTCGAACCTGTCGGCGCACGGCTTCATGGTCGACGATGCCGCCAATCTCAATCGCGGCGATCGCGTGATCATCCGCCTGCCGATTGTCGGACGGATCGAGGCCTACGTCATCTGGACGCGCGAGAATCGCGCCGGCTTCCAGTTTGAACGCATCATCCGGATCGACGACTTCGTCTCGATTATCGACACGCTGCAACCCAATCCACGCCTGCGCCGCCCGCGCTGATCCCAAGCTAGACTAGCCGCAGCGATACATTCGCTGGCTTGGCAGCGCGCTGTGCGACTGTCATGGGCGAAGGTGTGACTGACCCCGCGCCCACACATCCGATCCAGATCCACAACTTCCGCGCCTATTGGCTGGCGCGGTTGACCATGACGCTGGCGCAGTATGCGATGCTGCTGGTGATCGGCTGGCAGGCCTACAATCTGGCGCGCGACAGCGGGATGAACATCGCCGAGGGATCGGGCACGCTGGCAATCATCGGTCTGCTGCAATTCCTGCCGCTGTTCTTGCTTACTCCGTTCTCGGGGCTCGCCGCCGACCGGTTCGACCGGCGCATGCTCGGCCTGCTGACTGTCATTCTGCAGCTGGTCTGCGCTGCCACGCTCGCCTGGTTCAGCTGGAATGACGCGATATCGCTGCAGCTGCTGTTCGTGATCGCAATCGCACTCGGTATCGCGCGCGGGTTTGCCGGGCCTGCCCTGTCATCGCTTGCGCCCAACCTCGTGCCCAAAGCCCTGCTGCCTACTGCAATCGCCCTATCCTCGATTTCCTGGCAGGTCGGCGCGCTGGTAGGACCCGCCATCGGTGCCATTCCCTACGCCTTCGACCCTGCCCTGCCCTACGCCCTCTCGGCAGTGCTCTTCGCCATTTCGGCGGCGGCATTGCTGACGATCGGCAAGGTACCGCAACCGGCCATGCGCAAGGACCAGCGACCGATCGGTGCGATCGTCGACGGGCTCAGATATGTCGGCCAGAACAGGATGGTCCTGAGCGCCATCACGCTCGATCTGTTTGCGGTTTTCCTGGCCGGTGCCAACGCGCTCATACCCGTGTTCGCCCGCGACATCATCCAGACCGACGAGAACGGGCTTGCCATGCTCGCATCGGCCACACCGGCGGGAGCATTGGTCACCGCGATTGTCTTCTCCTTCCGTCCGCTGCGCACGCAGGTCGGCCCGAAGATGCTCGGAGCGGTTGCTGTCTTCGGCCTCGCCACAATCGTCTTCGGCCTGTCGACCAGCCTGCCGCTGAGCCTCGCGATGCTGTTCATCATCGGCGCGTCGGACATGTTCAGCGTCTATGTCCGCCAGTCGTTGATCCAGCTGCACACGCCGGACGACAAGCGCGGGCGCGTCTCGTCCGTCAGCATGATGACGATCAGCGCATCGAACGAAGGCGGCGATGCGTTCTCCGGCAGCCTCGCCTATCTGATGGGACCGGTCGCCGCGATCGTCGTCGGCGGCGCGGGTGCGCTTGTCACCGTCGCGGTGTGGAGCCGGCTGTTTCCGGTCCTTCGCACAACCAAGACCTTCGATCCGCCCGACAACCTGCTAGAAGACCGGAAAACCGGAAACAGCCAGCACCCCCAGGAGGCCTGACATGAAAGCTGCAAACATCCTCGAGACGATCGGCAACACCCCGCACATCCGCCTGTCGCGGCTGTTCCCCGATCACGAAGTGTGGCTCAAGTCCGAGCGCGCCAATCCCGGCGGCTCGATCAAGGACCGGATCGCCCTGGCCATGGTCGAGGACGCCGAAGCCTCGGGCAAGCTCAGGTCGGGTGGCACGATCGTCGAGCCGACCAGCGGTAACACCGGGATCGGCCTGGCGATGGTTGCGGCGGTCAAGGGCTACAAGCTGGTGCTCGTGATGCCCGAATCGATGTCGATCGAGCGTCGCCGCCTGATGCTCGCCTATGGTGCGACCTTCGATCTCACACCCAAGGAAAAGGGCATGAAGGGCGCGATCGAACGCGCCACCGAAATCGTCGAGAGCACCGACGGCGCGTGGATGCCGAGCCAGTTCGAAAACCCCGCCAACGTGGCCGTGCACGCCCGCACGACCGCGCAGGAAATCCTGCGCGATTTCGCCGACAATCCGATCGACGTGATGATCACCGGCGTGGGCACCGGCGGCCACCTGACCGGCTGCGCGGAAGAACTGAAGAAGGTCTGGTCGGGTTTCAAGGCGTACGGGGTCGAACCCGAGCTTTCGCCGGTGATCAACGGCGGTCAGCCCGGACCGCACCCGATCCAGGGCATCGGCGCGGGCTTCATTCCGGAAAACCTCCACACCGACGCAATCGACGGGGCGGTTCAGGTAAACGCCGACGATGCGAAGGAAATGGCCCGCCGCGCGGCGCGCGAGGAAGGCATGCTGATCGGGATATCGTCGGGCGCGACGCTGGCCGCAATCGCCAAGAAGCTGCCCGATCTCGACACTGGAGCCCGCGTGCTCGGGTTCAATTACGACACCGGCGAACGCTACCTTTCGGTGCCCGATTTCCTTCCGACCGAATAGCTCCCGTCGAGGCCAGTCAACGGGTCGTCGTCCCGGCTGTTGATTGGTCGCATTTCGACAAGCATCCTTTTCGTGGGGGCGCTAGCGTCCCGTTCACGGGTCGCGTCGCTGGAAAGGAGCGTCGCATCATGGGTTGGTCGAATGCGTTCGGGCTGTTGTCCAACGATACGAGTCGCCCGCTGCACTATCGCTTCGCCAAGAAGCAGCGGCACAAGATGAACGACCTGATCGCGCGAAGCTCGCTGATCTCCAACGCGCCGCTGCTGCAACCGTCCGACTTCGACTGGACCGCGCCGCTCGCACGCGAGTGGGAAGCGATCCGGGACGAAGCGCTGGCCATACTTGAGCATCGCCATGCGATTCCGCCCCTGCGCGACATCTCCCCGGATCACCGCCGGATCATGAAAGACGAAAGCTGGCGCAGCTTTTTCCTGGTGGGCTACGGCCATCGCCAGGCCGAGAACATCGCCCGCGCTCCGCGCACTGCCGCGCTGATCGAGAATATTCCCGGCCTCAATTCGGCGTTCTTCTCGATCCTCGCCCCGGGATCGGTGATCGTGCCGCACCGCGGCGTGACCAAGGCGTTCATCACCGCGCATCTCGGCCTGGTCGTCCCTTCACGGCCCGAAAGCTGCTGGATGCGGATCGACGGGCGAAAGCTGCGGTGGGAGGAAGGCAAGTGGCTGGTGTTCGACGACACTTACGAACACGAGGTGCAAAACCGGACCGACGAGACCCGGATCGTGCTGCTGTGCCAGATCGCGCGTCCGCTGAAGGCGCCGGGATCATGGCTCGCCAATGCGACGATGAACTACATCCGGCGCAGCAAGTTCGTCAGCGAAGCGAGGGACAATCTCGCCGACTGGGAAACCGCCTATGCCAAGGCGGAGCGCGGAAAGGCGTAGGCACACCAAAAAAGGGGCCCGATCCCCCCGGACCGAGCCCCATTTGGTGACGAATTCGTATTGCGTCAGGCTGCGGTGGCGAACGCCTCTTCCGGCAGCTTCATCATGTTTTCCGAACCCGCCTCGAGCTTGCGGCGCAGCGCGCCGGCGTCGGGCAGAAAGCGTTCGGTATAATAGGCAGCCGAGGTCAGCTTGGCTTCGTAGAAGGCGGCGTCTTCGGGCGAACCCTTGAGCGCATCGACGGCGACCTTGGCCATCTTGAGCCACATGAAGCCGAGCGTCACGATGCCCATGATGTGCATGTAGTGATGCGCGCCCGCGCCGAGGTGGTTGGGGTTCTGCATCGCGTTCTGCATGAACCACATGGTCGCGGCCTTCTGTTCGCCGAGCGCCTTCTCGAGGCGACCGGCCATGTCGGCGAGCCCTTCGATCTGCTTGGCCGAGGCGATTTCCTCGTCGATCGCGGCAAAGTACGCCTGGACCGCGCGGCCGCCATGCTGCGCCAGCTTGCGCCCGCACAGGTCCATCGCCTGCACCCCGTTGGTGCCTTCGTAGATCATGGCAATCCGGCTATCGCGCACGAACTGCTCCATGCCCCACTCTTTCACATAGCCGTGCCCGCCGTAGACCTGCTGCATGTTGTTGGCGATGTCGTAGCCCTTGTCGGTGCCGTAGCCCTTGATGACCGGGGTCATCAGACCGATCAGGTCATCGGCCAGCTGCCGCTCCTCTTCGGTCTGGGCCTTGTGCGTCAGGTCGACCTGAAGCGCGCCCCACAGGCACAGCGCGCGCATGCCTTCGTTGAACACCTTGGCATCCATCAGCATCCGGCGCACGTCCGGGTGGACGAAGATCGGATCGGCCTTCGCCTCGGGCTCCGCCGGCCCGGTCAGCGCGCGGCCCTGACGCCGGTCGAGCGCGTAGGTGACGGCGTTCTGGTAGCTGACTTCGGCCTGTGCAAGACCCTGAAGCCCCACGCCCAGACGCGCAGCGTTCATCATCACGAACATCGCGGCGAGGCCCTTGTTCTCCTCACCCAGCATCCAGCCTGTCGCGCCGTCGTAGTTGAGCACGCAAGTCGAGTTCCCGTGGATGCCCATCTTCTTTTCGATCGAGCCGCAGGTCACGCCGTTGCGCTCGCCCGGTTCGCCATTCTCATCGAGGATGAACTTCGGCACCACGAACAGCGAGATACCTTTCGAGCTGTCGGGCGCGCCCGGCGTCTTGGCCAGCACCAGGTGGATGATGTTGCTGGTGAGGTCGTGCTCACCGGCAGAAATGAAGATCTTGGTCCCGGTGATCGCATACGATCCGTCGCCGTTCGGCACGGCCTTGGTGCGGATCATCCCGAGATCGGTGCCGCAATGCGGCTCGGTCAGGTTCATCGTGCCCGACCATTCGCCCGAAATCATCTTCGGCAGGTACATTTCCTTCTGTTCCTGCGAACCGGCAGCCTGCAGCGCCGCTGCGGCGCCGCCGGTCAGGCCCGGATACATAGCGAACGCCTGGTTGGCGGTGCCGATATATTCCTCGAACGCAAAGCCAAGCACATGCGGCAGGCCCTGCCCGCCGAATTCCTCGGGGCCGGTCAGGGTGGTCCAGCCCGCCTCCACCAGCTGCTGGTAGGCTTCCTTGAATCCGTCAGGCGTGGTGACCGAACCGTCTTCGTGACGGGTACACCCCTGCTCGTCGCCGATCTGGTTGAGCGGTGCGAGAACCTCAGAACAGAATTTGCCCGCCTCGTTCACGACCGTATCGATCATGTCCTGCGTCGCGTTCTCGAATCCCGGCAGATTGCCGTAGCTTGCCAGGTCGAGCATTTCGTTGATCACGAAGCGCGTGTCGCGGGTGGGTGCGGTATAGGTCGGCATCACTTGATCCCCTTGGTGTGCGTTTTTTCCGGATGGAAACGGGTGTTGCTGCTGAAGCCGTCAGCCGAGATCGAGGTTCTCGATCTCTTCGACGAAGTCGGTAAGTTCCTTGATCGACGAATCGATATCGGCGCGCTGCGCCTTGAGCTTGGCGATGTGCGCCCGGCATTTTTCCACCGTGACCCGGCGCTGCTCGACGCGGCCGTCATCGAGATCGTAGAGGTCGATCATCTCGCGGATTTCGGTGAGGCTGAAGCCGACATTCTTGGCGCGCATGATCCACGCGAGCCGGGCGCGATCGCGCTTCGAATAGACGCGGGTAAGCCCGACGCGCGCCGGGCTGATCAACCCTTCGTCTTCGTAGAAGCGCAGCGCGCGAGCGGTGCAGCCGAATTCGGTGGTGAGATCCGAGATCGAAAACTGTTCGCGGCTGAGCTTGTCCGGGCGCTCGAGATGCGCGCCGTTGCGCCGGTGTTCGGTTTCGCTCGATTTCGAATCGCTATTGCGTGCGGGTGCGGTAGCCATGACGTTTGTGCTACCTTACCTTTACGTGAGCGTCAAGTCTTGACCTTAACGAGAGCCACACCATCCTCCGCCCCCGGTTCGAGCCGGCGATAGAAGCAGCTGCGCTCGCCGGTGTGGCATGTCGGCCCGGCTGGCGAGGCATGGATCACCAGCGCGTCCTGATCGCAATCGACGAGGATTTCTTCGACCGTCAAAACGTTGCCCGAACTTTCGCCTTTTTTCCACAGTGTGCCGCGCGATCGCGACCAGAAATGGACCATACCGGTGCTGCGGGTCCGGGCCAGCGCGTCTGCATTCATGAACGCCACCACCAGCACTTCGCGCGTGGCCGCGTCGACCACCACCGCGGTCAGCAGACCGAGCGAATCGAACCTGGGTGCAAAGGTGTTTCCGGTTTCGCGCTGCTCGGTCGAAAGATTGTCGTCGATCACTTGCCACCTTCGATTATGGTTAAGGAAATCTTGCGATAGCGACGAATGGGACGGGAGCTGCGTTCGTTTGTTGCAGGATAACCACAGACGCTCCCGAAAATCGGCACTCAGAGTGGATTGACCTAGCGGTTAACAGGCGGGTTTGGAAGAAGACGCCCTGCGAACTTTAGCGAGTTCGTCCACCGAACATCGGCGCAGCATAGTGCCAGGTTCAGGGGGTGGTCGGATCAAGCCAACGCGGGGTGTTGGCAGGTCCGATTGAACGATGAGGGATAGGATCCTGATGGCCAAGTTAGGGGGTGGCCATCTGAGCTCTGCAAGAGCGGTTCCGCATCATTTCGTCACGTGGCGCCCGGGGTCGTAATGGCCTCGGGCGTTGTGTTTGGGGCGACGCTTTCCACGCCCGATACCACCCGCGCGAAGCAGGCGATCCTAACCGATGCCGCACCCGCATCGAGCAGTGCCGCGACGCAGGCATCGCTGGTCGCCCCACTCGTGAGCACATCGTCGACGAGGATCACGTCCTTGCCGGCGACCCGCTCGCGCCTGCCGGTTTTCACGTCGATGGCTCCACGGAGCACACTCTCGCGCTGGGCGCGTCCCAATCCTCCCAGGCTCGGTGTGCGTTTCTTGCGCACCAGCGCGTCCACCAGCACCTTGCCTTTCCCGTGCCGTTCCAGCTCGCCCGCCAGCAGCACGGATTGGTTGAAGCCCCTGCCCAGCAGCCGCCAGCGATGCAGCGGCACCGGAACCAGCACCGGCGGCTCGGCTCCGCCATCGGGTAGGCGCGAGGCCATCAGCCGCCCCAGCAGGCGCGCCAGGGCGATCTTTCCGCCGTGCTTGAGACCGAGGATGAGCTTGCGCGACGCATCGTTGTAGAGCGTCGCGGCATAGATGCCCGCATGGCGCGGCGGGTCGATCCGACACAGGGCACATTCTTCGGGCTGGCGACCCGTGCTGCCCGTCGGGCGCAGGCAACGCGGGCAAGACGGCTCGCCGGGCGTTTCGATCTGGCTCCAGCACTCGACGCACAGCCCGCCCTGGTCGGCAATCGCATCCCCGCACAACGGACAGCGCGGGGGTAGACCAGATCGACGACCGGCCTCAATCCTTCGGCCAGATGGGATGCGACACTCACGCCGCGCATCTCGCACGTCTTGCTTCGTGGTGGCAAGCGAGGCAGTGCGGGCGCGATGAACCGGCAGCACGTTCCCCGCATCTTCGATCGTCGGCAGGCCGCCGCCAAATGGGACCGTGCGCGCTCCCGGCAGCGACGAGGCGGGGCGAGCTATCTCGTCGATACGATGGCGAGCGACATTGCCGAGCGGCTCGACTTCATGCGGTTGCAACCGGAACACGCGCTGATCGTCGGCGAAGCGACCGGCGCGTTGCAGGCTTCGCTCGCGTCCGGGAATACGCAGGGCAAGGTGGCCCTGCTGGGGCAGTTCGACGAGGAGCAACCTGGCCCGCACGCCGCGTTCGACCTCATCGTCCACCTGCTCGGGCTGGGCATGGTCAACGATCTGCCCGGTGCGCTGATCCACGCTCGCAACGCGCTGGCCCCGGGCGGGCTCCTCATCGCCGCCTTTCCCGGGGCGGGCAGCATGCCGATGCTGCGCCGGATCGCGCTGGAGGCGGATGGCGACCAGCCCTCCGCCCGGATGCACCCGCTGGTCGATAATCGCGCCGCGACCGGCCTGCTCGAACGCGCCGGGTTCGGGCGGCAGGTGGTCGATACCTACCCGGTCCGGGTGCGCTACCCGTCTTTGCAGCGCATGATCGGCGACCTACGCGATCACGGGCTGACGCGCTCGCTGTGCAGCCCGGTCCCGCCGATAACCCGCCGCTGGGTCGAGCGCGCCG
The Erythrobacter sp. JK5 DNA segment above includes these coding regions:
- a CDS encoding peptidoglycan-binding protein; amino-acid sequence: MVLVPPSDYINWVKRSVNRLAGTEMAQDGLKNKEYILAVKGFQAYEGIPDNGEVDKRTQDHLIKANILVVEYCDWIRKVVTKELPGTPVGAGPWAKATDHAAVRTYQRKIGPAHGGLTVDGWVGPHTEFIMNRSSGITVPPTSKDPVYEFGDDVVTGLVPMTVDEIKATTWVIVGHEPKPNWMNALKVGFQFAKALRSFAKGSVTVPTPSIGDISSALGDPKNALIEADAMKGMAYGLVDFAFHKVRGNRELKAENVPGITTEGFAKGYRIMQRRLSHLHMRTDSNGKAIIARIKKETSKPRTMKHVYRGLFDVYQSKGALGGGHARVTKMSQRHCKFAYPEMSVECGPRGDLSE
- the tyrS gene encoding tyrosine--tRNA ligase encodes the protein MSQSYQSDLLRMLDERGYIHQVTDPGALDQLAARQIVPGYIGFDATAPSLHVGSLVQIMMLRRLQQTGHKPIVVMGGGTTKIGDPSGKDESRKLLTPEIIDANIATIRAVFERLLTFGDGPTDAIMVNNDEWLSELGYIDLLRDVGPHFTINRMLTFDSVRLRLDREQPLTFLEFNYMILQAYDFLELARRYDCRLQMGGSDQWGNIVNGMELGRRMEGHELFGLTTPLLTTADGAKMGKTAAGAVWLNEDQLPAYDFWQYWRNTDDRDVGRFLRLFTDLPLEEIARLEALEGAQINDAKVVLANEVTKLVRGDDAAIAAEATARETFALGGAGEDLPTLAVGPDGMRIGAVLTEIGFTASNGEAKRKLAEGAVKLDGETVSDPGFVVAPGEGESLKLSLGKKKHGMVAR
- a CDS encoding PilZ domain-containing protein; its protein translation is MSAGANLSVTDMRRAARHPVDFPVIAEHHVHGDMNLHVSNLSAHGFMVDDAANLNRGDRVIIRLPIVGRIEAYVIWTRENRAGFQFERIIRIDDFVSIIDTLQPNPRLRRPR
- a CDS encoding MFS transporter, translated to MGEGVTDPAPTHPIQIHNFRAYWLARLTMTLAQYAMLLVIGWQAYNLARDSGMNIAEGSGTLAIIGLLQFLPLFLLTPFSGLAADRFDRRMLGLLTVILQLVCAATLAWFSWNDAISLQLLFVIAIALGIARGFAGPALSSLAPNLVPKALLPTAIALSSISWQVGALVGPAIGAIPYAFDPALPYALSAVLFAISAAALLTIGKVPQPAMRKDQRPIGAIVDGLRYVGQNRMVLSAITLDLFAVFLAGANALIPVFARDIIQTDENGLAMLASATPAGALVTAIVFSFRPLRTQVGPKMLGAVAVFGLATIVFGLSTSLPLSLAMLFIIGASDMFSVYVRQSLIQLHTPDDKRGRVSSVSMMTISASNEGGDAFSGSLAYLMGPVAAIVVGGAGALVTVAVWSRLFPVLRTTKTFDPPDNLLEDRKTGNSQHPQEA
- the cysK gene encoding cysteine synthase A, translated to MKAANILETIGNTPHIRLSRLFPDHEVWLKSERANPGGSIKDRIALAMVEDAEASGKLRSGGTIVEPTSGNTGIGLAMVAAVKGYKLVLVMPESMSIERRRLMLAYGATFDLTPKEKGMKGAIERATEIVESTDGAWMPSQFENPANVAVHARTTAQEILRDFADNPIDVMITGVGTGGHLTGCAEELKKVWSGFKAYGVEPELSPVINGGQPGPHPIQGIGAGFIPENLHTDAIDGAVQVNADDAKEMARRAAREEGMLIGISSGATLAAIAKKLPDLDTGARVLGFNYDTGERYLSVPDFLPTE
- a CDS encoding aspartyl/asparaginyl beta-hydroxylase domain-containing protein, giving the protein MGWSNAFGLLSNDTSRPLHYRFAKKQRHKMNDLIARSSLISNAPLLQPSDFDWTAPLAREWEAIRDEALAILEHRHAIPPLRDISPDHRRIMKDESWRSFFLVGYGHRQAENIARAPRTAALIENIPGLNSAFFSILAPGSVIVPHRGVTKAFITAHLGLVVPSRPESCWMRIDGRKLRWEEGKWLVFDDTYEHEVQNRTDETRIVLLCQIARPLKAPGSWLANATMNYIRRSKFVSEARDNLADWETAYAKAERGKA
- a CDS encoding acyl-CoA dehydrogenase C-terminal domain-containing protein, which codes for MPTYTAPTRDTRFVINEMLDLASYGNLPGFENATQDMIDTVVNEAGKFCSEVLAPLNQIGDEQGCTRHEDGSVTTPDGFKEAYQQLVEAGWTTLTGPEEFGGQGLPHVLGFAFEEYIGTANQAFAMYPGLTGGAAAALQAAGSQEQKEMYLPKMISGEWSGTMNLTEPHCGTDLGMIRTKAVPNGDGSYAITGTKIFISAGEHDLTSNIIHLVLAKTPGAPDSSKGISLFVVPKFILDENGEPGERNGVTCGSIEKKMGIHGNSTCVLNYDGATGWMLGEENKGLAAMFVMMNAARLGVGLQGLAQAEVSYQNAVTYALDRRQGRALTGPAEPEAKADPIFVHPDVRRMLMDAKVFNEGMRALCLWGALQVDLTHKAQTEEERQLADDLIGLMTPVIKGYGTDKGYDIANNMQQVYGGHGYVKEWGMEQFVRDSRIAMIYEGTNGVQAMDLCGRKLAQHGGRAVQAYFAAIDEEIASAKQIEGLADMAGRLEKALGEQKAATMWFMQNAMQNPNHLGAGAHHYMHIMGIVTLGFMWLKMAKVAVDALKGSPEDAAFYEAKLTSAAYYTERFLPDAGALRRKLEAGSENMMKLPEEAFATAA
- a CDS encoding MerR family DNA-binding transcriptional regulator; translated protein: MATAPARNSDSKSSETEHRRNGAHLERPDKLSREQFSISDLTTEFGCTARALRFYEDEGLISPARVGLTRVYSKRDRARLAWIMRAKNVGFSLTEIREMIDLYDLDDGRVEQRRVTVEKCRAHIAKLKAQRADIDSSIKELTDFVEEIENLDLG
- the hisI gene encoding phosphoribosyl-AMP cyclohydrolase, whose protein sequence is MIDDNLSTEQRETGNTFAPRFDSLGLLTAVVVDAATREVLVVAFMNADALARTRSTGMVHFWSRSRGTLWKKGESSGNVLTVEEILVDCDQDALVIHASPAGPTCHTGERSCFYRRLEPGAEDGVALVKVKT
- a CDS encoding ComF family protein, giving the protein MCGDAIADQGGLCVECWSQIETPGEPSCPRCLRPTGSTGRQPEECALCRIDPPRHAGIYAATLYNDASRKLILGLKHGGKIALARLLGRLMASRLPDGGAEPPVLVPVPLHRWRLLGRGFNQSVLLAGELERHGKGKVLVDALVRKKRTPSLGGLGRAQRESVLRGAIDVKTGRRERVAGKDVILVDDVLTSGATSDACVAALLDAGAASVRIACFARVVSGVESVAPNTTPEAITTPGAT
- a CDS encoding methyltransferase domain-containing protein, whose translation is MNRQHVPRIFDRRQAAAKWDRARSRQRRGGASYLVDTMASDIAERLDFMRLQPEHALIVGEATGALQASLASGNTQGKVALLGQFDEEQPGPHAAFDLIVHLLGLGMVNDLPGALIHARNALAPGGLLIAAFPGAGSMPMLRRIALEADGDQPSARMHPLVDNRAATGLLERAGFGRQVVDTYPVRVRYPSLQRMIGDLRDHGLTRSLCSPVPPITRRWVERAETSFDALREDDGKVVETFEILVLTGWRD